A genomic region of Manihot esculenta cultivar AM560-2 chromosome 15, M.esculenta_v8, whole genome shotgun sequence contains the following coding sequences:
- the LOC110600825 gene encoding uncharacterized protein LOC110600825: MKKQEDMKHSNLEIPVKRKDISSSSNNNNISSSQPDPEGFHQISRMRHDTDLDLDLSLGPRRISPAPATTLLRSHTILPATSHTGFTHEPTFHAGAAVIAPSLQSQEGHAAGPSRAPRSRRNPSNTPRNGKSETISPPFPWATNRRAMVHSLDILLSRNIEIITGAVQCKKCEKQYEMEFNLKKFDAIGKYIAENKSSMHDRAPNKWMNPILPTCKYCKQENSVKPLISEKKKSINWLFLLLGEMLGCCTLEQLKYFCKHTKNHRTGAKDRVLYLTYLGFCKQLDPNGPFDR, encoded by the exons ATGAAGAAGCAAGAAGACATGAAACACAGTAACCTAGAAATCCCTGTAAAAAGAAAGGAcatcagcagcagcagcaacaacaacaacatCAGCAGCAGCCAGCCTGATCCTGAAGGGTTTCATCAGATTTCTAGAATGAGGCATGACACTGATCTTGATCTTGATCTTTCTTTAGGACCCAGAAGAATCTCTCCTG CCCCTGCAACCACCCTTCTTCGCTCGCATACCATTTTGCCTGCAACTTCTCACACGGGGTTTACTCATGAGCCTACATTTCATGCTGGCGCTGCTGTTATTGCTCCTTCTTTGCAGAGCCAAGAGGGTCACGCTGCTGGTCCCTCTCGCGCTCCACGTTCTCGTCGTAACCCTAGCAATACTCCACGAAATGGCAAGAGTGAAACTATTTCTCCGCCTTTCCCTTGGGCTACTAATCGTCGAGCCATGGTGCATAGTCTTGATATCTTGCTTTCAAGAAATATAGAAATCATTACCGGTGCCGTTCAATGCAAAAAATGTGAGAAGCAATATGAAATGGAGTTTAATCTGAAGAAGTTTGATGCAATAGGGAAATATATCGCTGAAAACAAGAGTTCCATGCATGATAGGGCTCCAAACAAGTGGATGAATCCCATCTTACCTACGTGCAAATATTGCAAGcaagaaaatagtgtaaagccTCTCATTTCTGAGAAGAAGAAATCGATTAATTGGTTGTTCTTGCTACTGGGTGAGATGCTGGGTTGCTGTACTCTTGAGCAGTTGAAGTATTTCTGCAAGCACACCAAGAATCACAGAACTGGGGCTAAGGATCGCGTTCTTTATCTTACATATCTTGGATTCTGTAAACAGCTTGATCCCAATGGTCCTTTTGATCGCTGA